TGCCGATAAATCAGTGGCAGGAACTATGAGCTTGTTTAGATATTAGAGTTTGTTTTAACAAGGGGGTTTTTAATCAATGAGAGTTCTTATTACAGGTATTACTGGTTTTGCGGGAAGTCATCTGGCGGAATTTTTGCTTTCAAAAAACTATGAAGTTCATGGGATTGAAAGGTGGAGAAGTGATACGGCAAATATTGAATTATTTAAAAATAAGGTTGTTCTTCATGAATGCGATATAAGGGATTTTCATTCAGTTAGTAGCGTAATGGAGAAGGTAAAACCGGAAAAAATATTTCATCTCGCTGCGCAATCGTTCGTCCCGTCTTCATGGGGCGCACCTTCAGAAACGATATCAACAAATGTAATAGGAGAGTTGAATATTTTTGAAGCAGTAAGAGAGTTAAAAATTAATCCATGGATTCAGATTGCGTGTTCTTCTGAAGAATACGGTATGGTTCATGAAAATGAAGTCCCTATAAAGGAAACTAATCCTCTCCGGCCGCTTTCCCCATATGCAGTTTCAAAAGTGGCACAGGATTTGTTGGGTTACCAATACAATCAGAGCTATAAGCTCAATATAGTAAGAACTCGTGCATTCAATCACGAGGGTCCCCGTCGTGGAGAAGTTTTTGTAACCAGTAATTTTGCCAAGCAAATAGCAGATATAGAAAAGAAGAAAAACCCGCCGGTAATATATGTCGGTAATTTAGAGGCTCGCAGGGATTACACGGATGTCAGGGATACTGTCCGGGCATACTGGCTTGCAACAGAGAAATGTATTGCTGGTGAAGTTTATAATATTTGTTCCGGCAGGGACTGGAAAATAAAGGATATGCTTAGTTATTTATTAAGTTTATCAAAAGTTAAAGTCGAAATCAAACAGGATCCTGCAAGGATGAGACCGTCTGACGTTCAGATTTTGTTAGGTGATAACACGAAATTTGTAAAACAAACCGGCTGGAAGATAGAAATACCTTTTGAAAAAACACTGGAAGATTTACTTAATTACTGGCGGGAGAGGGTATAAAGAACGCGAATAAACTCGAATTGAAATGCAACGCAAATATTCGCAAATATTCGCGAGTATCAGCGTTTGATTAGCGATAATTCGCGTGTGAGCGGAGCGAACGATATGAAAGCATTAGTTTTAGCAGGTGGTAAGGGGACGCGATTAAGACCAATTACGCATACTTCGGCAAAACAGCTTGTTCCGGTGGCGAACAAGCCGATACTTTTCTATGGAATTGAAGCAATAGCAGAAAGCGGGATAAAAGAAGTAGGAATAATAGTTGGAGACACTAAAAATGAAATAAAAACTGCTGTTGGTGATGGAAGCAAATTCGGAGTTAAGGTTACTTACATAGAACAGTCTGCCCCGCTTGGTCTTGCGCATGCGGTAAAAACTGCACAGGATTTTCTAAAAGAAGATGAGTTCGTAATGTATCTTGGTGATAATTTAATCAGGGACGGTATCAAAACGTTCGTTGATGAGTTTAAAAAGAAAAAACCGAACTCGCAGATTTTACTTGCAAAGGTTCCTAATCCGCAACAGTTTGGTGTTGCAGAACTAAAGGATGGTAAAGTTGTAAATCTTGTTGAAAAACCGAAACAGCCGAAAAGCGATTTAGCGTTAGTCGGTGTTTATATGTTTGATAAAAATATTTTTGAGGCAGTTGATAACATAAAACCATCATGGAGAGGAGAATTGGAAATTACTGACGCTATACAGTATCTCGTGTCAAAGAAATTTGTAGTTATACCGCACGTAATTAATGGCTGGTGGAAGGATACGGGAAAACTCGAAGATATGCTTGAAGCAAATCGGATTATTTTGGATACTCTTGAAGCATCAAATTTAGGTAAAATTGAAAATTCAAGAATTGAAGGTAAAGTTGTAATTCAAAAAGATGCGGAGGTTATAAATTCAACAGTAAGGGGACCGGTTATTATTGGTGAAAACTGTAAAATAATCAATTCTTACATAGGTCCTTTTACATCTGTTTATTTTAATACCGTTGTTGAAAATAGCGAAATTGAGCATTCAATAATTTTGGAAAATTCAAAAATAAAAGATGTGAAGAAGATAGAAGATTCTTTAATAGGTCAAAACGTAGAAATTTTGAAATCGGAAAAGAAACCAACCGCTTATAGGATTATGGTTGGTGATTCCTCAAGGGTTGAAATAATATGATAAAAAATGTTTTGCTGAAAGAATTAACAATTCACAAGGATGAACGTGGAGCACTTTTTGAAATACTTCGCAGTGATTGGCCGGATTTTAAAAAGTTCGGGCAGGCATATATTACTGTATGTAAAACTGGCTGGGTTAAAGGATGGCATTATCATAAAATCCAAACAGATAATTTTTGTGTTGTAAAAGGCAAGGCTAGAATTGTTCTAATTGACTCTAAAAAAAAGGAATTTATGGAATTTGAGCTTTCAGAAAAGAAACCGGCGTTATTAACAATCCCGCCAAAGGTCATTCACGGGTTTGAATGCATTTCAAAAGGTGAGAGTTGGATTATGAATATTCCAACCGAAATTTATAGATATAAAAAGCCGGATGAATACCGTATTCAGTTGGATGATCCGACAATACCGTATAATCCGTGGAAAAAGAAAAAAGGCTGGTAGGGAAAACAGGTAAAGATAAGTAGTAAGTAAATTACTCCAAAATCTTGAATCTTGAATCTTAGATCTTAATTTGGTATTTATATGAAAATTTTAGTTACAGGCGGAGCCGGTTTTATAGGCAGCAATTTTATATTATATATTTTGAAAAAATATAAAAATTATAAAATTGTAAATTTAGATAAACTGACATATGCGGGTAATATAAAAAATCTTGCTTCTGTTGCAAATAACACAAGGTATAAATTTATAAAAGGAGATATTTGTAATAAGAAACTGGTAAATTCAGTAATGAAAGATGTTGACGCAGTGGTGCACTTTGCTGCTGAAAGTCATGTTGACAGGAGTATCCTGCATGCAGATGATTTTATAAAAACAAATGTTGTTGGGACACAGATTTTGCTGGATTCTGCATTAAGAAACGGTAACAAAAGGTTTCATTATGTTTCAACTGATGAGGTTTTTGGAGAACTGGGTAAGACAGGAAAATTCAACGAAAATACTTCTTATAGTCCTCGTTCTCCTTACTCTGCATCAAAGGCTGCAGCTGACCATATTGTTCGTGCTTATTTTTATACTTTCGGACTTCCTGTAACAATATCCAATTGTTCAAACAACTATGGTCCGTATCAGTTTCCTGAAAAGCTTATTCCTTTGTTTATTACAAATTTGATTGAAGGTAAAAAAGTTCCTGTATATGGTAAAGGTATGAATATCCGTGATTGGATTCATGTTGAAGACCACAATGAAGGTGTGGATTTAATTTTACATAAAGGGAAAATCGGTGAAACTTATTGTCTTGGCGGAAATGCGGAAATTAAAAATATCGACATAACAAAAATGATTTTGAAAGAGTTTGGCAAAGGTTCTGAAATGATGGAATTTGTTGTTGACAGGAAAGGTCACGATTTCAGATATGCAATCGATTTTGCAAAAATAAAAAAAGAACTTGGTTGGTATCCCAGACATACATTTGAAAAAGGTTTAAAAGAAACAATAAAATGGTACAAAGATAATAAGAATTGGTGGCGCCCGTTAAAGAAAAAAATTATTAAAAATATTACTAAAAAACAATAGAAGTTTTTAATCTGTGAAATTGCAGTAAAAATATATAGATAGTACAAAGGATGTGTCGCGATGTCATTGCGAGTGTAAGCGAAGCAATCTCAAGAAATGTAGTCTGTCGAAGACGGAATTGCCACGAGCCAATAAATTGGCTCTCGCAATGACAAATTGTGGGTTATGACACAATCTCTAAACTATTACAGAAATCTGTTCAGTTCTGTGTCAGTTCAGTGTGTTTGCGGAGCAAACAATGAAGATTATAATTACCGGTTGTGGAATGCTTGGTTATGATTTATGTAGAATTTTTAACGAAGATGAACTCTTTGCTATTGACATAAAAGAACCTAATTTCCAATTTCCAGTTTCCAGTTTCCATCTCTGTGACATTACCGATTTTGAAAAAACATATAATACCATAACAAAAATAAATCCTGATATTGTAATTCATACCGCTGCTTGGACTGATGTTGATGGTGCAGAAAGCAAGCCGGATGCAGCTTACAGGTTAAATGTATTAGGGACAAGGAATATTGCGCTTGCCTGCCAAAGATTTGATACTGCAATGGTTTATATATCTACTGATTATGTTTTTGATGGCGAAAAAAAAGAACCATATATTGAGTTTGACAAAACTAATCCTTTATCTATATATGGTAAATCAAAATATTTTGGTGAGGTTATCATTCAGCA
This genomic interval from Elusimicrobiota bacterium contains the following:
- a CDS encoding GDP-mannose 4,6-dehydratase codes for the protein MRVLITGITGFAGSHLAEFLLSKNYEVHGIERWRSDTANIELFKNKVVLHECDIRDFHSVSSVMEKVKPEKIFHLAAQSFVPSSWGAPSETISTNVIGELNIFEAVRELKINPWIQIACSSEEYGMVHENEVPIKETNPLRPLSPYAVSKVAQDLLGYQYNQSYKLNIVRTRAFNHEGPRRGEVFVTSNFAKQIADIEKKKNPPVIYVGNLEARRDYTDVRDTVRAYWLATEKCIAGEVYNICSGRDWKIKDMLSYLLSLSKVKVEIKQDPARMRPSDVQILLGDNTKFVKQTGWKIEIPFEKTLEDLLNYWRERV
- a CDS encoding glucose-1-phosphate thymidylyltransferase; the protein is MKALVLAGGKGTRLRPITHTSAKQLVPVANKPILFYGIEAIAESGIKEVGIIVGDTKNEIKTAVGDGSKFGVKVTYIEQSAPLGLAHAVKTAQDFLKEDEFVMYLGDNLIRDGIKTFVDEFKKKKPNSQILLAKVPNPQQFGVAELKDGKVVNLVEKPKQPKSDLALVGVYMFDKNIFEAVDNIKPSWRGELEITDAIQYLVSKKFVVIPHVINGWWKDTGKLEDMLEANRIILDTLEASNLGKIENSRIEGKVVIQKDAEVINSTVRGPVIIGENCKIINSYIGPFTSVYFNTVVENSEIEHSIILENSKIKDVKKIEDSLIGQNVEILKSEKKPTAYRIMVGDSSRVEII
- a CDS encoding dTDP-4-dehydrorhamnose 3,5-epimerase family protein, encoding MIKNVLLKELTIHKDERGALFEILRSDWPDFKKFGQAYITVCKTGWVKGWHYHKIQTDNFCVVKGKARIVLIDSKKKEFMEFELSEKKPALLTIPPKVIHGFECISKGESWIMNIPTEIYRYKKPDEYRIQLDDPTIPYNPWKKKKGW
- the rfbB gene encoding dTDP-glucose 4,6-dehydratase, with amino-acid sequence MKILVTGGAGFIGSNFILYILKKYKNYKIVNLDKLTYAGNIKNLASVANNTRYKFIKGDICNKKLVNSVMKDVDAVVHFAAESHVDRSILHADDFIKTNVVGTQILLDSALRNGNKRFHYVSTDEVFGELGKTGKFNENTSYSPRSPYSASKAAADHIVRAYFYTFGLPVTISNCSNNYGPYQFPEKLIPLFITNLIEGKKVPVYGKGMNIRDWIHVEDHNEGVDLILHKGKIGETYCLGGNAEIKNIDITKMILKEFGKGSEMMEFVVDRKGHDFRYAIDFAKIKKELGWYPRHTFEKGLKETIKWYKDNKNWWRPLKKKIIKNITKKQ